Proteins from one Fragaria vesca subsp. vesca linkage group LG6, FraVesHawaii_1.0, whole genome shotgun sequence genomic window:
- the LOC101313331 gene encoding ubiquitin-like protein 5-like isoform 1, with amino-acid sequence MIEVVLNDRLGKKVKVKCNEDDTIGDLKKLVAAQTGTRADKIRIQKWYNVYKDHITLRDYEVHDGMGLELYYN; translated from the coding sequence ATGATCGAGGTGGTGCTGAACGATCGTCTGGGGAAGAAGGTGAAGGTGAAGTGCAACGAGGACGACACCATCGGCGACCTGAAGAAGCTGGTGGCTGCCCAGACGGGTACCCGAGCCGATAAGATCCGGATCCAGAAGTGGTACAACGTCTACAAGGACCACATCACTCTCCGCGACTACGAAGTCCATGACGGCATGGGCCTCGAGCTCTACTACAACTGA
- the LOC101313821 gene encoding auxin response factor 18-like — translation MLYKHLVRARREGNLQILITLKKKKDFEMITFMDAKEKLKEGEKCLDPQLWHACAGGMVQMPLVNAKVFYFPQGHAEHACGPVDFRNYPRVPPYILCRVSAIKFMADPETDEVYAKIRLVPLSSSEAGYEDNGIGGINGADSQDKPASFAKTLTQSDANNGGGFSVPRYCAETIFPRLDYSADPPVQTILAKDVHGETWKFRHIYRGTPRRHLLTTGWSTFVNHKKLVAGDSIVFLRAENGDLCVGIRRAKRGIGGGPESSSGWNPAGGNCAMPYGGFSSYLREDEGKVMRNGNGNASNSNGSLMGKGKVGPESVLEAATLASNGQPFEVVYYPRASTPEFCVKASLVKAALQIRWCPGMRFKMAFETEDSSRISWFMGTISSVQVSDPMRWPESPWRLLQVSWDEPDLLQNVKRVSPWLVELVSNMPAIHLTPFSPPRKKMRLPQHPDFPFEGQLPMPTFSGNHHLLGTSSPFGCLPDKTPAGMQGARHAHYGLSLSDIHLNKLQSGLFPAGFPPLDHVATPTKFSNNTMIQRPTMSENVSCLLTMSHSPQSTKKSEDVKPPQLMLFGKPILTEQQISLSSSGDTVSPVVTGNSSSDGSGDKMANHSENSGSALHQQSVQERSSGEGFHWYKDTRHEAEANLETGHCKVFMESEDVGRTLDFSQFKSYDELYTKLADMFGIENSETLNHVLYRDATGAVKHIGDEPFSDFVKTARRLTILMDSGSNNVGM, via the exons ATGCTGTATAAG CATTTAGTGAGAGCAAGAAGAGAAGGGAATTTGCAAATTTTGATTACTTTAAAAAAAAAAAAAGATTTCGAGATGATTACGTTTATGGATGCGAAAGAGAAATTGAAGGAAGGGGAGAAGTGCTTGGATCCTCAGCTATGGCATGCCTGTGCTGGAGGGATGGTTCAAATGCCATTGGTGAATGCCAAGGTGTTCTACTTCCCTCAGGGCCACGCCGAACACGCTTGCGGCCCTGTCGATTTCAGGAACTACCCGAGGGTTCCGCCTTACATACTCTGCAGGGTCTCGGCTATCAAGTTCATGGCTGATCCTGAAACTGATGAGGTTTATGCAAAGATTAGACTGGTTCCTTTGAGCTCTAGTGAGGCTGGTTATGAGGATAATGGAATTGGGGGAATTAATGGGGCTGATTCGCAAGATAAGCCGGCCTCATTTGCAAAGACGCTGACTCAGTCGGATGCTAACAATGGTGGAGGGTTTTCTGTGCCAAGGTACTGTGCTGAAACTATTTTTCCTAGATTGGACTACTCGGCTGATCCTCCTGTGCAGACAATTCTTGCTAAGGATGTTCATGGCGAGACTTGGAAGTTTAGGCACATTTATAGGGGGACGCCAAGGCGGCATCTATTGACCACAGGGTGGAGTACTTTTGTGAACCACAAGAAGCTTGTTGCTGGGGACTCAATTGTGTTTTTGAGGGCGGAGAACGGTGATCTTTGTGTTGGAATTCGGCGAGCCAAGAGGGGAATTGGGGGTGGACCAGAGTCATCTTCTGGGTGGAATCCGGCAGGTGGGAATTGTGCCATGCCATATGGAGGGTTCTCTTCCTATTTGAGGGAGGATGAGGGGAAAGTGATGAGAAACGGCAACGGTAATGCCTCGAATTCGAATGGGAGTCTAATGGGGAAGGGGAAAGTTGGTCCCGAATCAGTTTTGGAAGCTGCAACACTTGCTTCAAATGGACAGCCTTTTGAGGTTGTTTACTACCCTCGAGCAAGTACTCCAGAGTTTTGTGTGAAAGCCTCGTTGGTGAAGGCAGCATTGCAGATCCGTTGGTGTCCGGGAATGAGATTTAAGATGGCCTTTGAAACCGAAGATTCTTCCAGGATAAGTTGGTTCATGGGAACCATATCCTCTGTTCAGGTATCTGACCCTATGCGCTGGCCTGAATCACCTTGGCGGCTTCTCCAG GTTAGCTGGGATGAACCTGATTTACTTCAGAATGTTAAACGCGTTAGCCCGTGGTTGGTAGAATTGGTGTCAAACATGCCCGCCATCCATCTGACACCCTTCTCACCACCAAGGAAGAAGATGAGACTGCCTCAACACCCCGATTTCCCATTTGAGGGACAACTTCCAATGCCAACATTTTCCGGCAATCACCACCTCCTTGGAACCAGCAGCCCCTTCGGTTGTCTGCCCGACAAAACTCCTGCTGGCATGCAGGGAGCCAGGCATGCTCATTACGGTCTATCATTATCAGATATCCACCTCAATAAACTGCAATCAGGTCTATTTCCGGCTGGTTTCCCGCCACTTGATCATGTTGCTACGCCCACCAAATTCTCCAATAACACAATGATTCAAAGGCCTACCATGAGCGAGAATGTATCTTGCTTGCTAACTATGTCACATTCTCCACAGTCTACAAAGAAATCCGAAGATGTAAAGCCACCGCAGCTCATGCTCTTTGGTAAACCAATACTTACTGAGCAGCAAATCTCTTTGAGCTCCTCTGGCGATACTGTCTCACCAGTAGTTACTGGAAATAGTTCGTCAGATGGTAGTGGAGATAAAATGGCAAACCATTCTGAAAATTCTGGATCTGCACTTCACCAACAAAGCGTACAGGAGAGATCATCTGGTGAAGGTTTCCATTGGTACAAGGACACTCGGCATGAAGCTGAAGCAAATTTGGAAACTGGTCACTGTAAAGTCTTTATGGAGTCTGAAGATGTAGGCCGCACTCTTGACTTTTCACAGTTCAAGTCTTATGATGAATTGTATACAAAACTGGCAGACATGTTTGGCATAGAAAATTCCGAGACACTGAACCATGTGCTCTATCGAGATGCTACTGGTGCAGTCAAACACATTGGAGATGAACCATTCAG TGACTTTGTGAAAACGGCAAGGAGATTGACGATTCTAATGGATTCAGGCAGCAACAATGTAGGAATGTAA
- the LOC101313040 gene encoding CASP-like protein 1-like, with translation MSVSRPSVHPVEAPPMTDVAALRVRMKDVQGMPGTAGSLALRLCQLAFAGVSLAVMASTNDFPSVTAFCYLVAAVSLQCVWSLSLAIVDVYAILVRRSLRNCKVVCFFTIGDGITSTLTFAAACASAGITVLIANDLNKCAVNHCKRFESATAMAFISWFVVSPSFLFNFWSLASR, from the exons ATGAGCGTGAGCCGTCCGTCGGTCCACCCGGTGGAGGCTCCACCGATGACTGACGTGGCGGCCCTCAGAGTCAGGATGAAGGACGTTCAGGGCATGCCCGGCACCGCCGGCAGCCTCGCTCTCCGTCTTTGCCAGCTCGCCTTCGCCGGAGTCTCCCTCGCCGTCATGGCCTCCACCAACGATTTCCCGTCTGTTACTGCGTTTTG CTACCTTGTTGCTGCTGTGAGCTTGCAATGTGTGTGGAGTTTGTCACTGGCGATTGTTGATGTGTATGCGATTTTGGTGCGGCGGAGTTTGCGAAACTGCAAGGTTGTCTGTTTCTTCACCATTGGAGATGGG ATCACTTCCACTCTTACATTTGCTGCTGCATGCGCTTCTGCTGGAATTACTGTCCTCATTGCCAATGATCTTAACAAATGTGCTGTGAACCATTGCAAAAGGTTTGAATCTGCGACCGCTATGGCTTTTATCAGTTGGTTTGTTGTGTCACCATCCTTTCTTTTTAACTTTTGGTCGCTGGCTTCACGGTGA